From the genome of Anopheles funestus chromosome 2RL, idAnoFuneDA-416_04, whole genome shotgun sequence:
ccGATTACAGTCAACCGTTTATATTGACAACGGACGCGTCCGACTTTGCCATTGGAGCGGTACTCTCACAAGGAGAGCTGGGTAAAGATAAACCGATCCACTTTGGTTCCCGGTCATTATCAAAAACCGAGGAGTCATATTCTGTAccggaaaaagaaatgttagcGATAATTTGGGCATTAAAAACCTTCCGAAATTATCTGTATGGTGCCAAGTTTAAAATCTTAACTGATCACCAACCACTCACATTTAcgctttctcaaaaaaacactaacgcTAAACTAAAGAGATGGAAATCATATTTAGAAGAACACgattatgaaattatttataaacccGGAAAAACTAACGTAGTAGCAGATGCTCTGAGTCGAGTGGTATATTCCATGACTGCGACACGACATTCTGCAAACGAAAGCGATAATTTCTTTATTCCATCAACCGAAGCTCCTTTGAATGCTTTCAGGcatcaaatcattttaaaagaagGAGACGACACTGTTTGTTCTTCGCAACCTTTCGAAAACTTCGAACGAAAACAAGTAACGATCTCGGATACTAGTGATAGAAACTTGCTACATGTTTTAAAGACACATTTTAATTCTGCAAAACTAAATGGCTTATTCACAAGTGAATCACTAATGGGAAAAATACAGGAAGTATACAGGCAAAACTATGGAAGACAAAACATGCTGAAAATTCGTTTTACCCAAACGTTACTACAAGatgtagaaaatgaaaacgaccAGCAGGATATAATAATTAGAGAACATGATAGAGCACATAGAGGAtgcgaagaaaacaaagcacaaattattaaacagtattatttcccaaaaatgtctgccaaaattaaatatttcatacggTCTTGTCGTACTTGTAATGAATGCAAGTATGATAGAAGCCCAATAGTACCGCCAATGCAAAAAACTCCTTTGCCAAACACACCATTTCAAATATTACACATCGACATACTTTTCTTGgaaaaacattactttttaACTTGTGTAGATAAATTTTCGAAATATGCACAAGTAGTAAAAATTGACTCCAGAGCCGTTGTTGATGTATTACCAGCGTTGAGAGAAGTAATACTAAAACATAAACCTCCCGAAAGCATTGTCTTAGATGgagaaaaatcttttaattcACGGGAAATTACAGAATTCTTTAAAATCTGTAAAATCAACCCTTACCTAACAGCTACTGGAAGAAGCGAAATGAATGGTGTAGTAGAAAGATTCCATTCAACTTTGCTTGAAATATATCGTATCACAAAATCTGAACATCCTTACAAATCCGTTTTAGATTTAGTTACGATGGCAGTTCACAAATACAATAATTCTATACATTCTTGTACTACATTCACTCCTATCGAAATTATAACACCCACCGACAACACACCTTCaatcttaaaaaaagttcaaaccaATTTGAAGATAAAGCAAGATAAAGATACTAAGTACCATAACAAGAatcgaaaaacagaaaacatagCTAACACATCTCAAGCgtacatgaaaacaaaaagaaggctcaaacaagcaaaaccgtTTAAAAAGATAGAAATAGAGAAGGTTAATAGAACCACCGTTTtaacaaaagaaggaaagaggaTCCATATGAGCGATATAAAACTTAAACctttataaatatattctcACAGGTGCCTACGATACACtgaaacaaatcaaagaaGCACTTAGACTTTCGCGAGATTCCTCAATAGATTTCTATTCTCTCAACATTCTCCTAAACCTCAAATACTTATCAGAAAAATTAAGTCTAGTTACAGACAGCATTGCTCTAGCAAAATTAGGTATAACGAATCCTCGCATATTgaatagaaatgaaatagaCTTATTAATTAATGacataaaagaacaaaatattcCGATTCAAACAATCTCTGAAGCCTTATCATATACGAGTACAAAAATAGCTACTAACAAGGATGAAATGTTATTCATAATAAGTTGTCCAAAACTAACAAACgatgtatacaaaaaaattgaattgtatGGTGTAACgaataagaataagaaaatcGATGTTCCCAAAAAGTTTTACCTTTCCCTACAATCCCAATTCTTCATTGTACCAAACGTCGACAAGAATATCTACGATTCAAAAGAGTTGCAAGAAGACAACGGTAAATGCGTCCCAGCTCTTTTACGAGGACAACCAGCAGTATGTGACTTCATAGCGAACCCAGCAATGATCGAAATCATTCATCTAGACATGGCTCACATTTTGATCAACTCAGCAGTGGAGTTCACAATTAAAACCACATGCGGTCTAAAAAGGAGAAACCTGACAGGCTCGTTTCTCCTATCATACGAATCATGCAACATATTCCTGAATGAGGAAGAGATTTCGAGCAACAAAACTGAACTACATGGATCACCGTTGAATCTTCCTATCTACGGTATAAACGTCACGTCGCAAAACAACGTTCTTAACCTCAGTCTTGAACATCTACACTCAATACATACAGAACTCAGAAACGAGATGCACCAAATTCGATTAGAATCCAAGAGCTTCACTTGGACCGGATGGTCTATTACCAGCTTAGTAAGTACACCAATAATGCTGATGATCGTTATCTGTATATACTTCACTACAAAGATGCGGAAAAGAACAATCATAAACATCCATGAAAAACCAACACCTAGAACTGCATCATCGAAATCCCAAGATAGTGAACCCAACGTTGAAAACTTTCACCCGCCAACTATTATGGAAGTTTTTCGGACGGAGCCTCAAATTTAAGGAGGGGCAAGTTAACGCTCGTCGCCACAACCCTTCCACCGGATGTACCCTTTCCTATGATATCTACCTGAAGAATAGGCTACAGATACATAAACATCCGTTCAGGTGCAAGACATGAACATCATCCAGACATCAACAGCCTAAAATGTCCTTCACATCCAGCCAGCATactgttgtaaaacaattcaccaacTATCGCCATGCACCTTTACCTGGTCATCTGTATCCTGGCTATTCAGATACATGCATCCCTAGACCCGTATTGGAATTCCCTGATAAACCGTCTAACATCAGGTACTCCAAGCCACCATCAAGCAAGCAGCGAAACAACGAATCATTAACCCTTCCATCCTGCTTCCTCATATTGTGAAATAGAAatagtttattatatttaaggaCGAAATTTAGAAATACATTCACTCTCAGTTCAGCTCTTAAACAACAACGTTACTCTGTCCGAGGAATCCGAATCCAACCCCAACCCCCGTGTTTGTTAACTCGCGCAATCTTTCgttacaaaaagaaacaggaaCTAGGTTGCCTAATCACGTGGGGGATTTTTTAGATCGATTTGAaagttttaatatatttcatttaatatttaaattaaaataaatttaaattgttaattcgattaaacaaaactttccttcacgaaaacattaaatcataataaagcaaacaacaagtTTCATTTCGGCAAAGGTTTCACATTCCAAGCAACACATTAACCGATTCGATgctaacagaaaaaaaagaaacagaaacattaTTTACAACGAAGCATACAATTTTATGCAACCATAAACGTgctggagaaagaaaaatgcacaTCAAATCGATAGAAATACAACACCcgcgcaccaaaaaaaaatgggaacatTACCTCGTTTGAAGGACACGTTTAGTGCTTTCTTTGATTTATTGTGAATTATgtatcaaaataaaagaaagaaaaaaaagcacacagcaCCAGAAAGTTCATTTGGACGATTCGTGCCAAACCCATCGCGTGGAAACATAACATTCAATCCCATCAGTTCTGCCGCTCGGTGAAGCACCGTGAATGgttgctctctctctgtccATTAGTACACGACCACGACGGGTGTCATCACGAAAAATATCCGCTTTCCACGTGGATCAACACGGGAGCAACAACTGAAAGTGGTGTTCGTTCGTGGtggctaacaaaaaaaaaccaaaccttcACCGATAGCATACCACTTTCGCTGGCTTTCTGTCACCCCGGGCAGATGGTTTATGGCCGCTAATCGATCTGTGGCTTATGCTTCGCTCCGTACATTATTGTGTTGCTCATAAATAACTAATGGGTCTGTTCCAATTTTGTACAAGtgttggagagagagagagagaacagtGAAAATAACATCAAACGTCAATCCGTTACGAAGGCGCTACCAAACAGAGTGCATAAATTAGAGACTTCGaatatcatccattttaagagtgttttttaaaaattaaaattaacataCATATTCTAGCGCCATTTGTTCAATGTTCAATGTTAACGATaaatgttttctatttctaGTCCATTTAACAAATCCATAGTATCGAAGTGAATTAACCGAAATGTTACATtcatttaagaaaatgttacgAGCATGATGCCAATAGTTAATTTAATGTGGAACttctaataaatatttttttttctagtttcCAATATCAAAgttagtaaaaaataattttaactgtCGCTaggataaatttaaaaatgtgtttccaCTTTGCAACACACGAAACATCATTAATTAATAGACAAAGCAtcgaatttttatttctcactGTTTTGTGTTGACACCCGGCATTAGTGCGGATCACTAACAATACACTTAGGCTGGTGTACTATTCTTGCGCCACGTGTGCAACGACGATGTAAAGTGCACAGTGCGCCTGAAGGCATACACTCCGCATTCAACCGCCTGACCTAGTTTTCTAGCGCGAGAGTGAGAACACGACATATGAGCCTTTTCGAAATGCATTCGTACCACACGGGTAAGGCACCGCCGACACTAATTAAAAGTGAAATGTGAAAGGTGGAAAACATTCCGTACGGCAAAAGATGCCTATACACCGACTTACGGACTACCTTTCACTGCAGCGAGTTCATTCGCTTTCATCGTACCGATTGCTTTGCTATTTGTGGCATTTTTGCTGCTCAAGATAGTGGccgttttagttttgtttttttttttatatctacaTTGCCATTTCCCAAGCATTCCATTCGCCGCTGGAAGCATTGCGGTCGGGtggtgaaatgttttaatttttgcaaaaatctaACACTCATCGACCGCTCGAAACGGCATCCAAAGTTAGTTCATTTCGTAAAGCAACCGCTGACCTCTCGCCAACCGGTGGTGCATCCGGTGGTGTGTGGAACGGTTTGAGGCAAGGAGGGGTAACATTTCTGCTACTaaatggaaaaacttttccccttTTACCACCGAGCGCGGTAAAAGAGGTGGAGGCACTTCATCAAACGAGCCAGGAATGTTACGGAACACGAGCACTAATCGAAACTTGTCCGGGACTCGCATCGAGAGAATTTTAGTTCGCTGTAAACGTGCCTGCACTCTGCATCGTGCGGGAAACACTTGTGCGTTTTTGTGTGAGGCAACTTTGAAGTAACCGAACGCGAAGTAGCTTAATTTTACTCGCCtttataaaacattgaaaaccAACACACCGTCCATACAGCATGACGGCCTGGTCCATCcggttcgtttgctttcaAGTAGGTACGCAAAATGTATCAAGAAATAGTAGCGAAACATTCGTATTACTTACCAGTTTGGCATACCACCGACAAAGACGTCCGAGTTGGTGGCAAACTTGCCGAACAGAAACTCCTTCCCTCGGGAGCTGCGACTCTGCGATACACCGTCGACGGTCAGGGTTGTATGTTCGTCGTTGCGCATTACCTTTAAATGGAACGGAAAAAAACGGGGAATAAGAAATTTGTTCAttgtgaatttttaattaaaataaatgagatAAGATAAACTTTGATCGGCACTGTATTGGATGTATGCAATTCAAAGCTTGTTTCCAAAGCGTTCCTGTTAGAAATCCTTGAACCGGagataatcaaaaatcaaagtaaaaatgtaaaattaattactttaGTTTTACTTATTGCAGAATGCGTTTAAGTTAGTAAACAGAATAGttgaaaaataatggaaaagcATTTGTTTAGTAGACGCTAGTGTAACTAGATACTATCAACTGCTTTCTAGACATTAGTCGACTTAGTCGACATATTGTAAACTTTGACATTTATCTTACAAAAATCGGAGTCTGGAGTGCATGTTCGATATGATTTTCTgatcaattttattcattttttaattcaattccaGAAATCCCAAAACTGATTTCGTCTTTATCAATCCTGCGTTGAAGAATAAGGTGGAACTTATCAGCATcaacacattttccaataaTCGAAAATAACTCCAATAAATCTAATACCTGTTACATGTTTAACAAAAACCTTAAACCGTTTGTTCAAAATACCAGTCATTCTCAATATACTTTTGTATTACAACCTTACTTTATCACACGAGGATCATCCCAGGAGCTTcatcgaaataaaaaccatccCGTAATATATCCGTTTTCGACTCGCGTTTCTGTAAAGACCATATTGTGCTTGGACCCGTCCCAAAACCCCTGACGCGAGCCCAATATACAATATAAGCCAAGGGCATTGTTTACGTCTTCTTGGCCGTAATAAACTCCAATGAGTACGAAAATCGGGATCCGCCTCCGACAGACTCTAGCGCGAACGTGCATGTGCGGTAGCTGTTAAACCGTCGTCAATCGTCGACAGTTACGGTCATTTTTCGGAACGACGATACGAATACTCCAGAATCGGACGAGCGTAGGAAATGATGCCGGAAGGTATAATTCCAACACCGAACGTATTTACTGCATTATTCAATTGCCGAATGCTGGAATGAATACAAAGCACCACGAAACTATAGATAGCACGCAATATGGCTACGAGGCCGATGTGGATTCGAATCATTACTCATAACACTGGAACAAGATTGTTCCATTGTGTTGTTGAAGTTGTCCTAAATACGCAACATTTTTCACTATCTGTTGATGATGTTTATTCGTTTTGGTTTATAAAAAGAAAGCTAGAAAGTAAAATAGTGTCATCTCATCTCGGAAAACATGGGAAAAGTGGGATAATGAACTGTGGTGTTAGTTGCACAACGTCCCCGAAAGGTGCCTTCATTACCATGCGTTAAAAGACAATCCCACCCTAAAATGGACGTACCCACACAAAAGAAACGGTCGCTCCTTCATTTCGTCTTTAGGCTATTGATCCAGGCCGGGGCATTACAACTAAATTGGCTCACGCCCCGTCATCGCTAGCAGCGCTTTCGTCCATTTTGCCATTCCGCAACAGAAACTATGTGAAGTGAAACGCGACCAAGCGCACCCTGCTCCACCACCATCGGTCAGGAACCGATGTGTGTGAACCAATTTTTCGCACCCTATTCCGTGCCGACCGAACAAGGTGTCACACTGATACCGGTCACGAAGCTGTTTTTGGACTCGCCGAAACAACCGAAATTGGAaggaaacagcagcaaaacaacaaatcctTGACGTCCAAGCGAACGGACTAGACGCTGTCTACGGAATACGACGGTACGGCCTGCGACATATGCCCAGATATGGCGTCCCCCTTTCCATCGGCTCACCCACACCCCCGCGCCATTGGCCGTAAATCCGAATGCTCGGTGAGTCTGTTTCCGGTCGAGTGGTGGCGTGCGTTGGCTTAACCTTTATTTCCCTTACTTCCGTTCACCGTGtggcgcacacacaaaaacgggCTAGATGTTGGgatgggttggtttttttgttggtcaaTAGTGCCCATGTCTTGGGCGGatgttttcgattttgttagaggaaacattttcgttttccGTTCATGAGCTTTCTGCCACTCTGTGAAGCGGCTATTGCTGTGCGGGGCAGTAACTGACCAATTAATGGAAGATATCCTACATTCCCTTCCTGTGTAGCTACATTAATGCCCGAGCAACAGTATGGCTAACTTAATAGAATGCTTATAaaaatgaagtatttttagatatttattttcgctagaaattttattgaaaggaaaatcttAAATATTATCTACAAAATTCGaaagacaaatatttttaatattatttttaattagaaaaaatataatcaaacCCTTCGCAAACACTGCAAAAATTTCAGAAAACAacgaagatattttttatcctATCCACAACTCTACTCaacaagaggaaaaaaaaccaacagaagCAATGCCTTCTCCACAAGCTATAAATTGCATTCACCATCAATGGTTAACAAGATCTACCGAATCGTCCTTTTGCGCACAATCTCGTTAAAACATTGAATGGATCGACACACGAAAACGAATGGCGGCAAAGCTTTCCCCCCGAAACTTGTCGCATGATTGTCAAAAACaggaagcaaatgaaaatgctTTGATCTTGCCTTGGTCGGATAGCTTTCCgtaaaaaaagccagttaactttccttttttttcacccattttttcccccaatatTTAATCGTTTCCTTTCGCTTGTAAGGCCTACCCTAATACTGATTACTCGTTTACTGTAAGAATGACTATTTGCTTGCattcggtttttgtgtttccaaGCCCCAAAAACATAACGGGCGTTATTAAGATTACTGCTGCGTATTAGTACGCCCAAAAACACAATGTTTGTCATGTTTCTCAAGCACAGAAATCGTTTTTCACGTATCGACAGTTAAATGGTACCGACCGCTTTACGCTCTTTACCTTTCAACTTTCATCCCCAGCAGTGAAAATCTCCCGCAAACACAGTAATGTGATCGTTAAAGCACGCTGCTGGTAAAGATTGTCCATCGTGTTCCCAGCGAGTGGCCAGTCGTTTTCACGGTCCCAAGCAGTGACTTTCGTTCCAATGACTCGTTAGCAGAAACCCGAAATAGCCTTTAGCCGCTTGTTAGCtcaaaatagacaaaaaaaaacaaagcttgGTAACCCAGGGAACGGGGGAACGGCTTCAAAGTCTCAGTTCACCAGTGTTTTTGCAGGCCATGTTAGCAAAACCCACCAAGTACTACGGCTCCGATCAAGCGTGTCGGGGATTTGCATCTTTGTTGATGGAATTCGCTCCGCCATTACCAGCACCATTTGGAGTGGCAAAGCGGGCGTAAACTTTCGAAAGATGCTTGCTGTTTGCCAATTGGATTAGGGATTAATTCTCCGAAACGAGTATTTGCGCGGCGCTCTTTTTGTGGCACCATTTTGCATATTCTAGTGCGCTGCGCGCTTCGCGATGGTATAAAAAGTGATTGGAAGTTATTGATGTTCATTCGCTCGAATTCATTATCATGGGTCGGATGGCAAAACTCGCGTATTGTCATCCGAACTTTAGATAGAATTTATCCACTGTATAAATTGgaggttttttcttgttgtttttctgtgtttcGACAAATTTGTACCAAATGTTTCGTGCTTGGTTTGAAGATTTATCGCTCTATCACAGATCACTGTACAGCTTTTTAACGATACGAGCAAAACGCTAGTTTTTAGATATTGATCTAATAGAATCGGATTTACTTTGATTTGAGGAATTGATGTACATTAATTACAGATCCTTGTACTTCGTGGAATTATATCGTCGGACGTCTTGGTTTGGCTATTTCAATGACTCTTGTCTATTCTTTATGCGCATCTCAAGTGTTAGTTCTGGCTTTTTCGCCGACTCTGTGTTCAAACTGTCAAAGGTTCTTTGTTATGGAAAAGAATGACTAATATAAAGAATAATGAAAGAGATATCACAGATTTGAGACAAGCTTGTACGCCTGAGGTTTACTTGAGATGTGCTTTCGGGATGTGGGATATCTTGAAGTATCTGGAATAAGATAGGTAATTTTTGGTAGTTGTCGACATTGATAGATATATTAGATACTCCTCTTTTGAAACACCGTACCCTCAGATCTCAGATATTGAGATCCAGTAGAACTGGCCAGATCTGAAACAGTGTTACACTCTGGGAAGTACCAAGTTATTAAGACTTCATCAGTTATTGAGACTTGGAGCTCTGGCTATACCCAATAAGAATTAGATAAAATATGATACTCAACAAGAGCTCGCATTTTCCACAGAAATACATTTCATTTATTCGTCCATCGTCCATCGCTTTTCGaatcaaatgattttattttaaattacctCATACGTAATTCAGTCCTCATCATCTGCATCATCagaataccaaaaataacCCTGCTTCAATCAGAAATAACAGTTAATATGTAACGTCCACCATGTCATGATGAAGTACTTCACTCATATACCCATATTCATATCCAATTCAACGCTCGCTGATAACCATGAGTTTTGCTCACGTACAGCAGCAACGTACTTCTTTTATTaaatggagggaaaaaagaacattttcccccccttacacacataaacacacacacacatccatgttaacgtttgtttgtaataaaaaaacgtagAGTGTGAAATTAAAAGCATGCacatgtaaaatgtaaattgatTTCCCTGCGCTACGTTactttttttggcattttctTTCTGACCGAATGTTTGAGGAAAGAAAGCGCTCGACGAATACAAGCACGATGTATACACATTCtgtacaggtttttttttgttggaaaagcaaACCGTTCTACGCTCACTCATCGCTTGGCAGGATACGTGGGAAGCAACATAATGGTACTCTCGTTACAGTGACGTCTGTACAAAGCATGGTGTACCCACTCTTCTCCACAAAACCCATACTCCCTGCAGCCGTCGGTAGCATGCAGCATTGTGGGCCTTTCAACATCGCGTCCATCACTCAACGAACGCGCGCGCACGCTTCACTGCGTCGGTGTACGGCGTAAGCTCACTTTCGTCGACAATGATCACCCGAATTAACATAAAGCGTTTAAAAACGACTTCCGGCGGGAAAGGAGGCAACATTTGAGAAAACGGCTATGTTAAACCCAAACGTCTTGTACGGTGTCTTGTTGCGGATTAATAAGAAACGGAACCGTGTGTTTGGTTAATCGGAAATGGAGTCGGTGCCTGTATATCGCTAAATATGCATCACTGGAGCATAAACATTGTTGTCGAatttcgcaataaaaaaaagtcccaaATGGAAGCAAACGGGGACTGGGAAGCTGTTGCGTAAGTACCGTTTGACAATCGGATGGAGCTTGCGTTACCAATGGTGATGAAATTTCTTATCATGTTTGCTGGCTGCTGCTTGTTGATACGCAAGTTAGATTTACTCTAGAATCTCATCATCAATAATCAGTCTCGCTTTCATGTGAACGTTTCATATGCGATAACAAAGTTGCTTCAAGCGAATTcattttgggggaaaaacatgcatgaaaaaaaattgcaaagaaaatacaaatatgtgtgttttgttgaaagCATGTAGGTATGTAAATGCAATCATCTAATGGATCATTAATGAATTTCACCatttcttcaaacaaattctggggaaaaaacacatttgttctgaattcttttaaatttcaaattaattttacttatttCATATTCAACTTAATTAACACTAGAAGCCATTTTGATTGGTATGGTTCCTTCCCATCACATTAATTCTTCggaattatttatttggtAATCACCAATGAAAAGGTTTAAAATATGGGTAATTCTAAAGCATGCTAGAATAATTAATGAGATACCGTTTTGATTTCAATAACTGGAAAACGTAATTTAAGAGTTACCATCTCAAGGTTTGATGGGACTTTTCACCAATGTTCTCTTTCCCGAACGAAACCTTTATCGACAACCAGAGTGAAATTAAGACGATTACTAATGAAGGAATTCTATACTAATGAAATAGGCATTTCCCTCCAAGATCAAATTTCCTTCACTTACCTGAACCTTATGCCAGTGGCCATCGTGTAGATCCCTACCGACGGTAATGATTTGTGCGCCGCCACCAAGATTGTAGCGCAATCGTAGGGCACCTTCGACCAGCTTCAGCTCGAAGAAATCGAACGTACCGCCATCGTCGGTGTACAGCACGAGTCCGTTCGGTTGCTCCGTCTTGAACTCGAGCTCCAGCGACCCATTGAGCCCGGTGTACCATTTGCGGAATTGTGCAAAACTATTCTGTGAACCGTCCAGTACGAAGCCGGAGCAACCATGCCCGAGCACGGACAGCAGTAGGCCTAGAAGTAACAATCTGGGCAGCCGAACCGTTACCATGGCATTGCTCAGAATCTTTGGCAGGCTGAACGGTAAagatggcgatgatgatgatggcggtgATAGTGTGGATGCTGAAGCGAGGCCAAACGATTGATgtgcattgctcggcgagacGAACGTTGGCGTCGTCCCCATAGTTGTTGTCCTCGTTCCCGCA
Proteins encoded in this window:
- the LOC125765133 gene encoding uncharacterized protein LOC125765133; translation: MLFIISCPKLTNDVYKKIELYGVTNKNKKIDVPKKFYLSLQSQFFIVPNVDKNIYDSKELQEDNGKCVPALLRGQPAVCDFIANPAMIEIIHLDMAHILINSAVEFTIKTTCGLKRRNLTGSFLLSYESCNIFLNEEEISSNKTELHGSPLNLPIYELRNEMHQIRLESKSFTWTGWSITSLVSTPIMLMIVICIYFTTKMRKRTIINIHEKPTPRTASSKSQDSEPNVENFHPPTIMEVFRTEPQI